The proteins below are encoded in one region of Paenibacillus albus:
- a CDS encoding (Fe-S)-binding protein, with protein MLESKGSKSSEGSCSELATTLKNTLNYDQLTNCMRCGFCLPACPTFRETGIEAESPRGRIALMKAVADGLMDPDYAFETQMNHCLGCRACEPACPADVKYGQLLEQARDSVEQHTESHRWWVKLARKTAFEGMFPHQGRMRLLGGALQVYQKSGLRGLVRGSGMMKLFPKHMQQMERILPDASYRGVVEQIGSVHPAKGERVGTVGLFRGCIMDVMFTETNKHTVELLNAAGFDVVIPESQNCCGALHAHSGEQDGARELAKRNIAAFKAAGVDWIASNAGGCGALLVEYDHLLHDDQQYASDAKWFAKRTLDVSKLLVEHGRLQSAAAAAAAASKVQGTAPSCGGGTAAATSAEVSENSAGCGGSCGSVSFASADPVRITYQDSCHLRNVMRSSEAPRKLMKSVANAEFVELFESDRCCGSAGIYNLTQPEMAGQILDHKMDHVKQTGAHYLLTSNPGCLLQMKLGIEKHGMSGKMEAVHLVDFLHERICKE; from the coding sequence ATGCTGGAGTCCAAGGGGAGCAAGAGCAGTGAGGGCTCGTGCAGCGAGCTTGCGACAACGCTGAAGAATACGCTGAACTATGATCAGCTGACGAACTGCATGCGCTGCGGCTTCTGCCTGCCGGCTTGTCCGACCTTCCGCGAGACGGGGATCGAAGCAGAATCGCCGCGCGGACGGATTGCTCTGATGAAGGCTGTTGCGGACGGCTTGATGGACCCGGATTACGCGTTCGAGACGCAGATGAATCATTGTCTCGGCTGCCGCGCCTGCGAGCCAGCTTGTCCGGCGGATGTGAAGTATGGACAGCTGCTCGAACAGGCGCGTGATTCGGTGGAGCAGCATACAGAGAGCCACCGCTGGTGGGTGAAGCTGGCGAGGAAGACCGCGTTCGAAGGGATGTTCCCGCATCAGGGACGGATGCGCTTGCTTGGCGGCGCGCTGCAGGTGTATCAGAAGTCCGGCCTACGCGGACTTGTGCGCGGCAGCGGCATGATGAAACTGTTCCCGAAGCACATGCAGCAGATGGAGCGCATCCTGCCGGATGCTTCGTACCGCGGCGTTGTCGAGCAGATCGGTTCCGTTCATCCTGCCAAAGGCGAGCGAGTCGGCACGGTTGGCTTGTTCCGCGGCTGCATTATGGATGTCATGTTCACGGAGACGAACAAGCATACGGTCGAGCTGCTGAATGCAGCGGGCTTCGACGTCGTGATTCCCGAGTCGCAGAATTGCTGCGGCGCGCTGCATGCGCATAGCGGCGAGCAGGACGGCGCTCGCGAATTGGCGAAGCGCAACATTGCCGCTTTCAAAGCGGCAGGCGTCGATTGGATTGCCTCGAACGCTGGAGGCTGCGGGGCGCTGCTTGTGGAGTATGATCATCTGCTGCACGATGATCAGCAGTACGCCAGCGATGCGAAGTGGTTCGCGAAGCGGACGCTCGATGTGAGCAAGCTGCTCGTGGAGCACGGCCGCTTGCAATCGGCAGCGGCGGCTGCAGCTGCCGCGAGCAAGGTGCAGGGGACCGCACCGAGCTGCGGCGGCGGTACTGCGGCGGCGACCTCTGCCGAGGTAAGCGAGAATTCCGCTGGCTGCGGTGGCAGCTGTGGCAGCGTTAGCTTCGCATCTGCCGATCCGGTGCGCATCACGTACCAGGATTCGTGTCATCTGCGCAACGTCATGCGCTCCTCCGAAGCGCCGCGCAAGCTGATGAAGAGCGTCGCGAACGCGGAGTTCGTCGAGCTCTTCGAGTCGGACCGCTGCTGCGGCTCGGCGGGCATCTACAACTTGACCCAGCCGGAGATGGCGGGTCAAATTCTCGATCACAAGATGGACCATGTGAAACAGACCGGAGCGCACTATTTGCTGACGAGCAATCCGGGCTGCTTGCTGCAGATGAAGCTTGGCATCGAGAAGCATGGGATGAGCGGGAAGATGGAGGCCGTCCATTTGGTTGATTTTCTGCATGAGCGGATTTGCAAGGAATAG